A region of the Chlamydia felis Fe/C-56 genome:
GATCTACAAGCTTTAAAAAGTGATCTTGATCGAGTTCTTACACGTGAGGCAGAGGTCTTACAACGCGTAACCGAAGAGCATAATAGAGAACGTGAACAGTTATTTTTACAATTAGAGGCGGTGACACAAGAGAGGAATAAAGCTTTGGAAAAAATTGCTACGATGAACGAGGGTTCCTCTTCTGGACTTAGGAGACGAAGCTCTTCCACGCAATCATTAATTTCTTCTAGTGGTGCAAGATCCTCTAGAGGGACTTTCTCTTCTTGGGTGAAAGGTTTTCAAAAACATAAAAGAAGCTCTTCGTCAGAAACAATATTTAGTCCTGTGTTGGGTAGCGATTTCTCTTCGGAAGAAAGAGCACGACTTGATTCACAAACCACATCAGATATTGAAGAGGCTGAGGAAACTGCTGAAGAAGCTAGTGAATAATAGAATTATAAATTTTTTACACATCTAAACGTGTTTTTCTTTTTTCTTTTTGAAGGAGGATAGTCTGATTTAGAAATTGCAGAGCAGATTGCCAAAGCACTTTGTCAGCGTCCTCCATTTTTAAATTCTCCCGTAAAATACTGTGAATATTCAGGTGGTCTTTAGCTGTAGTACAATTTGGGAAGAATTTTTCATTTTCATCAGAATAAAAGAAATCGGTTCCCAGGACTAGTTTGTCAAGAATCCCCAATTTTTCAGCATGTCGAATATGTTGCTTTAAATCTTTTAAAGAAGATCCTACAAAGTAATTTATGGTATTTAAACCAATTATCCCGCCCCGAGCTGCAATTTCTTTTGCGTGGGTATCAGTAAGATTTCTGGGGATGTTTTGTACCTCTCGGAAGTTAGAATGACTAGCTAGGATTTGCATTTTAGGAAGTTTATCTAAAGTGTAGTCCAAAATATCATCGGCAAGATTATCACAACAATGACTGAGATCTACAGGAATGGCTAACTGATCCATAATCTCTAACAAACGTTTACCATCAGTAGTTAACTTATAGGGATCAAAAACACCTCCTCCAAAGCGATTTCTTCCGTTCCAGACAAGGCCTAAGTAAGCAATGGGGCCTCTAGAAAATAGATCTAGAAGCTTACTTAGAAGTTCGCTGAGATGCTGGTAATCCGAGCCCAATCCAGAAGCATTTTCTATACTGCGAATAATAGAAAGTGTGGGCTCTTGTTTGTCCTGGTTTAAATTATCAGAATCAAAAGTAATTAGTTGAATACGT
Encoded here:
- a CDS encoding membrane dipeptidase, translating into MIIDMHCDLLSHKTLSDQDPRVRCSPSQLLAGGVSKQVCAIFTEHSASNPSADKQNQLFFDLPKSDKRIQLITFDSDNLNQDKQEPTLSIIRSIENASGLGSDYQHLSELLSKLLDLFSRGPIAYLGLVWNGRNRFGGGVFDPYKLTTDGKRLLEIMDQLAIPVDLSHCCDNLADDILDYTLDKLPKMQILASHSNFREVQNIPRNLTDTHAKEIAARGGIIGLNTINYFVGSSLKDLKQHIRHAEKLGILDKLVLGTDFFYSDENEKFFPNCTTAKDHLNIHSILRENLKMEDADKVLWQSALQFLNQTILLQKEKRKTRLDV